The following proteins are co-located in the Conyzicola lurida genome:
- the mnhG gene encoding monovalent cation/H(+) antiporter subunit G translates to MSNDTLDLLAAISLLLGALLSVAAGVGLVRFPDALSRMHAATKPQILGLIFVVIAIALESRTWSTLLLLIPVVLFQMLTAPISAHMVGRAGYRTGNFSHELMIADELEAEVERATAETLAAARDPKRGTDAEPAG, encoded by the coding sequence ATGAGCAACGACACCCTCGACCTCCTCGCCGCGATCAGCCTGCTGCTCGGCGCGCTCCTCTCCGTCGCCGCGGGCGTCGGCCTGGTGCGGTTCCCCGACGCGCTCAGCCGCATGCACGCCGCGACCAAGCCGCAGATCCTCGGGCTCATCTTCGTGGTCATCGCGATCGCGCTGGAGTCGCGCACCTGGTCGACGCTGCTGCTGCTGATCCCCGTCGTGCTGTTCCAGATGCTCACCGCGCCGATCTCCGCGCACATGGTGGGCCGCGCGGGCTACCGCACGGGCAATTTCAGCCACGAGCTGATGATCGCCGACGAGCTCGAGGCCGAGGTCGAACGGGCCACCGCGGAGACCCTCGCCGCCGCGCGCGACCCCAAGCGCGGCACCGACGCCGAGCCCGCGGGCTGA
- a CDS encoding monovalent cation/H+ antiporter complex subunit F, translating to MSIIYLIIGALFTIAALFTVYRIVRGPSILDRMIASDVLLTTLMLMVGAEMVYNGHTRTIPLMVVLSSTAIFATIAVARYVSKQDRPDGIPVGADSSLGASASATDETPDTEADAATGRQER from the coding sequence ATGAGCATCATCTACCTGATCATCGGCGCCCTGTTCACGATCGCCGCCCTGTTCACCGTCTACCGCATCGTGCGTGGGCCGTCGATCCTCGACCGCATGATCGCCTCCGACGTGCTGCTCACCACCCTGATGCTCATGGTCGGGGCCGAGATGGTCTACAACGGCCACACCCGCACGATTCCGCTGATGGTGGTGCTCTCGAGCACCGCGATCTTCGCCACGATCGCCGTCGCCCGGTACGTCTCGAAGCAGGACCGCCCCGACGGCATCCCCGTCGGAGCCGACAGCTCGCTCGGCGCCAGCGCCTCGGCCACCGACGAAACACCAGACACCGAGGCGGATGCCGCGACCGGAAGGCAGGAGCGATGA
- a CDS encoding Na+/H+ antiporter subunit E: MSEKAAKKRMLHQLPLIVVLVILWMLLWGNPSWLNLVTGLVLAVFVTRVFYLPPVDLTGRFHPWHFAVFVGNFSFQLVTASFQVAAQAFAPRPVKRNAVIGVQLYTRSDLIMTLTAIALSLIPGSLVLEADREKSILYLHVLNTPTTDAVENARSQVLRIERRIVLALGSRDDLERLPA; this comes from the coding sequence ATGAGTGAGAAAGCCGCCAAGAAGCGGATGCTGCATCAGCTTCCGCTCATCGTCGTGCTCGTCATCCTCTGGATGCTGCTCTGGGGCAACCCGTCCTGGCTCAACCTGGTCACCGGCCTCGTACTCGCCGTCTTCGTCACGCGGGTCTTCTACCTGCCGCCCGTCGACCTCACTGGGCGGTTCCACCCGTGGCACTTCGCGGTGTTCGTCGGCAACTTCTCCTTCCAGCTGGTGACCGCCTCGTTCCAGGTGGCGGCGCAGGCGTTCGCGCCGCGGCCGGTCAAGCGCAACGCGGTCATCGGCGTGCAGCTCTACACGCGCTCCGACCTGATCATGACGCTCACCGCGATCGCGCTGTCGCTCATCCCCGGATCGCTCGTGCTCGAGGCCGACCGTGAGAAGTCGATCCTCTACCTGCACGTGCTGAACACCCCGACGACCGACGCGGTCGAGAACGCCCGCAGCCAGGTACTGCGCATCGAGCGCCGCATCGTGCTCGCCCTCGGATCGCGCGACGACCTCGAGAGGCTGCCCGCATGA
- a CDS encoding Na+/H+ antiporter subunit D, translated as MNFLVPLVVMLPLLGAASTLILGRRPRGQRIVAVGTLTAVLAIGVVMLFVVDDSAPLALEVGGWQAPFGIVLIVDRLAALMLVVSALVLLAVLIFSVGQGLADGDHETPVSIYYPTYLILAAGVFTAFIAGDLFNLYVGFEILLVSSYVLITLGGTEARIRAGVTYIVVSLLSSLLFLAAIAMIYGAVGTVNIAQISVRMAEIPQDVQVILHVMLLVAFGIKAAVFPLSFWLPDSYPTAPAPVTAVFAGLLTKVGVYAIIRTETVIFPGPELNTPLMVVALLTMVVGVLGAVSQADIKRILSFTLVSHIGYMILGISLGTAAGTGAAIYYIVHHIVVQATLFLAAGLIERVGGSTSITKLGGLLKAAPVIAVLYFIPALNLGGIPPFSGFIGKLALFEASAAQGTPLAYVLIAAGALVSLLTLYALVRVWNMAFWRSSDEVKDYDSTLLHNVSEAPNAPVMQKTRTAPKLMVAATAGMVVVSLALTVFAGPLYAIAARAGENLEGPSFYVDIVFPGGIDE; from the coding sequence ATGAACTTCCTCGTGCCCCTCGTGGTGATGTTGCCCCTGCTCGGAGCGGCATCCACTCTCATTCTCGGCCGACGGCCGCGGGGGCAGCGCATCGTCGCCGTCGGCACCCTCACCGCCGTGCTCGCCATCGGCGTCGTGATGCTGTTCGTCGTCGACGACTCGGCCCCGCTCGCCCTCGAGGTGGGCGGCTGGCAGGCACCGTTCGGCATCGTGCTCATCGTCGACCGGCTCGCCGCCCTGATGCTCGTGGTGTCGGCCCTCGTGCTGCTCGCCGTCCTCATCTTCTCGGTCGGCCAGGGTCTCGCCGACGGCGACCACGAGACCCCGGTCTCGATCTACTACCCGACCTACCTGATCTTGGCGGCGGGCGTCTTCACCGCGTTCATCGCCGGCGACCTCTTCAACCTCTACGTGGGCTTCGAGATCCTGCTGGTGTCGAGCTACGTGCTCATCACCCTCGGCGGCACCGAGGCGCGCATCCGGGCCGGCGTCACCTACATCGTGGTGAGTCTGCTCTCGTCGCTGCTGTTCCTCGCCGCGATCGCGATGATCTACGGCGCGGTCGGCACCGTGAACATCGCCCAGATCTCGGTACGCATGGCGGAGATCCCGCAGGACGTGCAGGTCATCCTGCACGTGATGCTGCTCGTCGCCTTCGGCATCAAGGCGGCGGTGTTCCCGCTGTCGTTCTGGCTGCCCGATTCGTACCCGACGGCCCCCGCACCGGTGACAGCCGTGTTCGCCGGATTGCTGACGAAGGTCGGCGTCTACGCCATCATCCGCACCGAGACGGTGATCTTCCCCGGTCCGGAACTCAATACGCCGCTCATGGTGGTGGCACTGCTCACCATGGTGGTGGGCGTGCTCGGCGCGGTCTCGCAGGCCGACATCAAACGAATACTGTCATTCACCCTGGTGAGCCACATCGGCTACATGATCCTCGGCATCTCGCTCGGCACAGCGGCGGGCACCGGGGCCGCGATCTACTACATCGTGCACCACATCGTCGTGCAGGCGACCCTGTTCCTCGCCGCCGGTCTCATCGAGCGGGTGGGCGGCTCGACGTCGATCACCAAGCTCGGCGGACTGCTCAAGGCCGCGCCCGTGATCGCGGTGCTCTACTTCATCCCGGCGCTCAACCTCGGCGGCATCCCGCCGTTCTCCGGCTTCATCGGCAAGCTCGCGCTGTTCGAGGCGAGCGCCGCACAGGGCACCCCGCTCGCCTACGTGCTGATCGCGGCCGGCGCCCTCGTGTCGCTGCTCACCCTCTACGCGCTGGTGCGGGTCTGGAACATGGCGTTCTGGCGTTCGTCCGACGAGGTCAAGGACTACGACTCGACCCTGCTGCACAACGTCTCGGAGGCCCCGAACGCCCCGGTCATGCAGAAGACCCGTACGGCGCCGAAGCTCATGGTCGCGGCGACCGCGGGCATGGTGGTGGTGAGCCTCGCGCTCACGGTCTTCGCCGGCCCGCTCTACGCGATCGCCGCCCGCGCCGGCGAGAACCTCGAGGGCCCGTCCTTCTACGTCGACATCGTCTTCCCGGGAGGTATCGATGAGTGA
- a CDS encoding Na(+)/H(+) antiporter subunit C, whose protein sequence is MNISLVLVAIMVVLYASGIYLLLERSMTRVLLGFLLVGNATNLLLITMVGKVGSAPIVEDGVSAADMTDPMPEALILTAIVITFGVSAFLMALIYRSWRLERDDDVDDDVDDVALREEEVAELGETLESTTEDSEFGASR, encoded by the coding sequence GTGAACATCTCCCTCGTCCTCGTCGCCATCATGGTCGTGCTCTACGCCTCGGGCATCTACCTGCTGCTCGAGCGGAGCATGACCCGGGTGCTGCTCGGCTTCCTGCTCGTCGGCAACGCCACCAACCTGCTGCTCATCACCATGGTCGGCAAGGTCGGCAGCGCGCCCATCGTCGAAGACGGCGTGAGCGCGGCCGACATGACCGACCCGATGCCCGAGGCCCTCATCCTCACCGCCATCGTCATCACCTTCGGTGTCTCGGCGTTCCTCATGGCGCTCATCTACCGCTCGTGGCGGCTCGAACGCGACGACGACGTGGACGACGACGTCGACGATGTCGCACTGCGCGAAGAGGAGGTCGCCGAGCTCGGCGAGACCCTCGAATCCACCACGGAAGACTCAGAGTTCGGGGCAAGTCGATGA
- a CDS encoding Na+/H+ antiporter subunit A, translating into MIAILIAFAAVALILPLVRRFTGRLVFLVAALVPTAAFVFTLTQSSAMLDGGQQVEVVPWVPQLDLAIAVRLDTLSWVLALVVTGVGALVLLYCARYFSDSEEGLGRFASVLLAFAGAMYGLVVADDVFLLFIFWEATSVLSYLLIGHYTGRKASRGAALQALLVTTFGGLVMFVGLVLLAVDTGTSRLSEIVALAPSGPLVTTAVMLILVGAMSKSAIVPFHFWLPAAMAAPTPVSAYLHAAAMVKAGIYLIARLAPGFADTPGWQEVIVGFGVLTMLFGAWTALRQHDLKLVLAYGTVSQLGFLMVVAGFGTRDTALAGLALLLAHALYKSTLFLVVGIVDHCSGTRDLRKLSGLGRQAPVLATVTALALISMVGLPPALGFVAKEAVFTSLLEAGADSSPLGWVALVGVALGSALTVAYSARFFWGAFSTKPDVAPVKPTTEHADFVLAPALLALSGIVLGIAAPFVDTMLKGYADTIPATGEETYHLALWHGIEPALLISAGTLVVGALVFFWRGRSLQKAHASKSSAAGAYSNVLRVIDRTAARTTSVTQRGSLPFYLGVILTVFILAVGTALVLNRSWPTGLKFWDFPAQAAIGIIMIVAAIAATRATKRFQAVVLVGVTGYGMAGIFALEGAPDLALTQILVEIVTLVAFVLVLRRLPARLGVRNGQSNRIVRATVAIAFALVMGAAAIVALGARSALPISLEWPDLAYNQGHGRNVVNVALVDLRGWDTMGELSVIIVAATGVASLIFISGRTDNLPRLPRREAKQKIKAQRRSADAAMASGDDARTSWLLAGRTLAAGNRSILLEVVVRLIFHPILIVSIYLLFAGHNLPGGGFAGGLVAGLALVARYLAGGRHELGAAAPIDAGKLLGAGLTLAVGTALVPIFFGQAALQSSFIEGEVWLFGHVEFVTSTIFDVGVYLVVVGLTLDVLRSLGAEVDRQQEDDADSKDEPEKVTA; encoded by the coding sequence ATGATCGCGATTCTGATCGCCTTCGCAGCCGTTGCGCTGATCCTCCCGCTGGTGCGCCGTTTTACCGGTCGGCTCGTTTTCCTCGTCGCCGCGCTCGTGCCCACCGCGGCCTTCGTCTTCACGCTCACCCAGTCGTCGGCGATGCTCGACGGCGGTCAGCAGGTCGAAGTTGTGCCCTGGGTCCCGCAGCTCGACCTCGCGATCGCCGTGCGGCTCGACACCCTCTCCTGGGTGCTCGCACTCGTCGTCACCGGCGTCGGCGCCCTCGTGCTGCTCTACTGCGCCCGCTACTTCAGCGACTCCGAGGAGGGCCTCGGCCGCTTCGCCTCCGTTCTACTCGCCTTCGCCGGCGCCATGTACGGGCTCGTCGTCGCCGACGACGTCTTCCTCCTCTTCATCTTCTGGGAGGCCACGAGCGTCCTCTCCTACCTGCTGATCGGGCACTACACCGGCCGAAAGGCCAGCCGGGGTGCGGCACTCCAGGCGCTGCTCGTCACCACGTTCGGCGGACTGGTGATGTTCGTCGGTTTGGTGCTGCTCGCGGTGGACACGGGAACCTCGCGTCTCTCCGAGATCGTCGCGCTCGCGCCATCCGGCCCCCTCGTCACCACGGCGGTGATGCTGATTCTCGTCGGCGCCATGTCGAAGTCCGCGATCGTGCCGTTCCACTTCTGGCTGCCCGCGGCGATGGCCGCGCCCACCCCGGTGAGCGCGTACCTGCACGCCGCCGCCATGGTGAAGGCCGGTATCTACCTCATCGCCCGCCTCGCACCCGGCTTCGCCGACACCCCCGGATGGCAGGAGGTGATCGTCGGATTCGGCGTGCTCACCATGCTGTTCGGCGCCTGGACCGCCCTGCGCCAGCACGACCTCAAGCTCGTGCTCGCCTACGGCACGGTCAGCCAGCTCGGCTTCCTCATGGTGGTCGCCGGCTTCGGAACCCGTGACACAGCGCTCGCCGGCCTCGCCCTGCTGCTGGCGCACGCGCTCTACAAGAGCACGCTCTTCCTCGTGGTCGGCATCGTCGACCACTGCTCGGGCACCCGCGACCTGCGCAAGCTCTCCGGCCTCGGCCGACAGGCGCCCGTGCTCGCCACCGTCACCGCCCTCGCCCTCATCTCGATGGTCGGCCTGCCGCCCGCGCTCGGCTTCGTCGCCAAAGAGGCCGTCTTCACATCCCTGCTCGAGGCCGGTGCCGACAGCAGCCCGCTCGGCTGGGTCGCGCTCGTCGGAGTCGCGCTCGGTTCGGCGCTCACCGTGGCCTACAGCGCACGGTTCTTCTGGGGAGCGTTCTCCACCAAGCCGGATGTCGCGCCCGTGAAACCCACGACGGAGCACGCCGACTTCGTGCTGGCGCCCGCCCTGCTCGCACTGAGCGGCATCGTGCTCGGCATCGCCGCCCCGTTCGTCGACACCATGCTGAAGGGGTACGCCGACACCATCCCGGCCACGGGGGAGGAGACGTACCATCTCGCCCTCTGGCACGGCATCGAGCCCGCCCTGCTGATCTCGGCCGGCACCCTCGTCGTCGGCGCCCTCGTCTTCTTCTGGCGCGGACGCTCGCTGCAGAAGGCGCACGCGTCGAAGAGCTCGGCGGCCGGCGCCTACTCGAACGTGCTGCGCGTCATCGACCGCACCGCTGCCCGCACCACGAGCGTCACCCAGCGGGGATCGTTGCCGTTCTACCTCGGCGTCATCCTCACGGTCTTCATCCTCGCCGTCGGCACCGCGCTCGTGCTCAACCGCAGCTGGCCGACCGGCCTCAAGTTCTGGGACTTCCCGGCGCAGGCGGCCATCGGCATCATCATGATCGTCGCCGCGATCGCAGCGACCCGCGCCACCAAGCGCTTCCAGGCCGTGGTGCTCGTCGGCGTCACCGGCTACGGCATGGCCGGGATCTTCGCACTCGAGGGGGCGCCCGACCTCGCCCTCACCCAGATCCTCGTCGAGATCGTCACGCTCGTCGCGTTCGTGCTCGTGCTGCGCCGCCTGCCGGCGCGCCTCGGCGTGCGCAACGGGCAGAGCAACCGCATCGTCCGCGCCACCGTCGCGATCGCCTTCGCCCTCGTGATGGGCGCCGCGGCGATCGTGGCGCTCGGCGCCCGCTCGGCCCTGCCGATCTCGCTCGAGTGGCCCGACCTCGCCTACAACCAGGGCCACGGCCGCAACGTGGTCAACGTGGCGCTCGTCGACCTGCGCGGCTGGGACACGATGGGCGAGCTCAGCGTCATCATCGTCGCCGCCACCGGCGTCGCGAGCCTCATCTTCATCAGCGGCCGCACCGACAACCTGCCGCGACTGCCGCGTCGCGAGGCCAAGCAGAAGATCAAGGCTCAGAGAAGAAGTGCGGATGCCGCGATGGCGTCGGGTGACGACGCCCGTACCTCGTGGCTGCTGGCCGGGCGCACGCTCGCCGCCGGCAACCGGTCGATCCTGCTCGAGGTCGTGGTGCGGCTCATCTTCCACCCCATCCTCATCGTCTCGATCTACCTGCTGTTCGCCGGGCACAACCTCCCCGGCGGCGGATTCGCCGGAGGACTCGTCGCCGGGCTCGCGCTCGTCGCCCGCTACCTCGCCGGCGGCCGGCACGAACTGGGAGCCGCGGCACCCATCGACGCCGGAAAGCTGCTCGGCGCGGGCCTGACCCTCGCGGTCGGCACCGCGCTCGTGCCGATCTTCTTCGGACAGGCCGCGCTGCAGTCGAGCTTCATCGAGGGCGAGGTCTGGCTCTTCGGACACGTCGAGTTCGTGACCTCGACCATCTTCGACGTCGGCGTCTACCTGGTGGTGGTCGGGCTCACACTCGACGTGCTGCGCAGCCTCGGCGCCGAGGTCGACCGCCAGCAAGAAGACGATGCCGACAGCAAAGACGAGCCGGAGAAGGTGACCGCGTGA
- the otsB gene encoding trehalose-phosphatase, with product MVDIDTPPPFSRLPEPLIGAMREITRTKQLLVALDFDGTLAPEVDDPERARALPEARDAVLRLLKMPHTRVALVSGRSLASLERVSMLPDNALLIGSHGIEIRLDNPDDAIGLDEAELERVELLKDVLTEVADSIDQVWLEEKPAGFALHTRLATEHNSRVAHLVARSETAAELDNLTVRGGKNVLEFSVRSTTKGEAIEHLRGYTHATAVFFAGDDVTDEDGFAALDADDLGLKAGEGATLANYRVKGPIQVARALTLLADLREGDVHEQ from the coding sequence ATGGTTGACATCGACACCCCACCCCCGTTCTCCCGACTGCCGGAGCCCCTCATCGGGGCGATGCGCGAGATCACGCGCACAAAGCAGCTGCTCGTCGCCCTCGACTTCGACGGCACCCTCGCACCCGAGGTCGACGACCCCGAGCGCGCCCGCGCGCTTCCCGAGGCCCGCGACGCCGTGCTGCGCCTGCTGAAGATGCCGCACACCCGCGTCGCGCTCGTCTCCGGGCGCTCGCTGGCCAGCCTCGAGCGCGTCTCGATGCTGCCCGACAACGCGTTGCTCATCGGATCGCACGGCATCGAGATCCGTCTCGACAACCCCGACGACGCCATCGGACTCGACGAGGCCGAACTCGAGCGGGTCGAGCTGCTCAAGGACGTGCTCACCGAGGTCGCCGACTCGATCGACCAGGTCTGGCTAGAAGAGAAGCCCGCCGGCTTCGCGCTGCACACGCGCCTCGCCACCGAGCACAACTCCCGAGTCGCCCACCTCGTCGCCCGTAGCGAGACCGCCGCCGAACTCGACAACCTCACGGTGCGCGGCGGCAAGAACGTGCTCGAGTTCTCCGTGCGATCGACCACCAAGGGCGAGGCGATCGAGCACCTGCGCGGGTACACCCACGCGACCGCCGTGTTCTTCGCCGGCGACGACGTGACCGACGAAGACGGGTTCGCCGCGCTCGACGCCGACGACCTCGGCCTCAAGGCCGGGGAGGGCGCGACCCTCGCCAACTACCGGGTCAAGGGCCCGATCCAGGTGGCGCGCGCGCTGACGCTGCTCGCGGACCTGCGCGAGGGCGACGTTCACGAGCAGTAG
- a CDS encoding alpha,alpha-trehalose-phosphate synthase (UDP-forming) yields MEHTRFMNAPQVTTDNNSAETPGTDALYDFVVVSNRLPVDRVVAPDGTESWKQSPGGLVTALEPIMRSNDGAWVGWGGQPDLAIDPFDNDGIHIVPVPLSEDDIEKYYEGFSNDTLWPLYHDVIAPPTYHREWWESYVAVNQRFADAAAAVSAEGAVVWVQDYQLQLVPKMLRDKRPDLTIGFFNHIPFPPYGIYSQLPWRAAIIEGLLGADVIGFQRVADASNFARAVRRLTTSSTKTTTIEVATPGQPPRRVIAKAFPISIDSRSFEELARQPHIQARAKEIREGLGNPKTIMLGVDRLDYTKGIGHRLKAFGELLADGRIEVEDVTLVQVASPSRERVQAYMDLRDEIELTVGRINGDFATMSHTAISYHHHGYPREEMAALYLAADIMLVTALRDGMNLVAKEYVAARFDDDGILVLSEFAGASDELKRALRINPHDIDGLKETILQAISMSKRDRSARMRSMRKRVLEYDVARWSTSFLTTLASVHDHRESVQAATPAADPLDELEWTVERAPRGTGL; encoded by the coding sequence ATGGAGCACACGCGTTTTATGAACGCCCCCCAAGTAACTACAGACAACAATTCCGCCGAGACCCCGGGCACGGACGCCCTTTACGACTTCGTCGTGGTGTCCAACCGACTGCCCGTCGACCGTGTCGTCGCGCCCGACGGCACTGAGAGCTGGAAGCAGTCGCCCGGCGGTCTCGTGACCGCGCTCGAGCCGATCATGCGCAGCAACGACGGCGCCTGGGTCGGGTGGGGCGGCCAGCCCGACCTCGCCATCGACCCCTTCGACAACGACGGCATCCACATCGTGCCGGTACCGCTGAGCGAAGACGACATCGAGAAGTACTACGAGGGCTTCAGCAACGACACCCTCTGGCCGCTGTACCACGACGTGATCGCGCCGCCCACCTACCACCGCGAGTGGTGGGAGAGCTACGTGGCAGTGAACCAGCGGTTCGCGGATGCCGCGGCCGCCGTCAGCGCGGAAGGCGCCGTCGTCTGGGTGCAGGACTACCAGCTGCAGCTCGTGCCGAAGATGCTGCGCGACAAGCGCCCCGACCTGACCATCGGGTTCTTCAACCACATCCCGTTCCCGCCCTACGGCATCTACTCGCAGCTCCCGTGGCGCGCGGCCATCATCGAGGGACTGCTCGGCGCCGACGTCATCGGCTTCCAGCGGGTCGCCGACGCGAGCAACTTCGCCCGGGCGGTGCGTCGGCTCACGACATCCAGCACCAAGACCACCACGATCGAAGTCGCCACCCCCGGCCAACCGCCCCGCCGCGTCATCGCCAAAGCGTTCCCGATCTCGATCGACTCCCGCTCGTTCGAAGAGCTGGCCCGTCAGCCGCACATCCAGGCGCGTGCCAAAGAGATCCGCGAGGGACTCGGCAACCCGAAGACGATCATGCTGGGCGTCGACCGTCTCGACTACACCAAGGGCATCGGCCACCGGCTGAAGGCGTTCGGCGAGCTGCTCGCCGACGGCCGCATCGAGGTCGAAGACGTCACCCTGGTGCAGGTCGCGAGCCCGAGCCGCGAGCGCGTGCAGGCCTACATGGACCTGCGCGACGAGATCGAGCTCACGGTCGGCCGCATCAACGGCGACTTCGCCACGATGAGTCACACCGCGATCAGCTACCACCACCACGGCTACCCGCGTGAGGAGATGGCGGCCCTCTACCTCGCCGCCGACATCATGCTCGTCACCGCGCTGCGCGACGGTATGAACCTCGTCGCCAAGGAGTACGTCGCGGCCCGCTTCGACGACGACGGCATCCTCGTGCTGAGCGAGTTCGCCGGCGCCTCCGACGAGTTGAAGCGCGCGCTGCGCATCAACCCGCACGACATCGACGGCCTGAAGGAGACGATCCTGCAGGCGATCTCGATGTCGAAGCGCGACCGCTCGGCCCGCATGCGGTCGATGCGCAAGCGCGTGCTCGAGTACGACGTGGCCCGCTGGTCGACGTCGTTCCTCACCACGCTCGCCTCCGTGCACGACCACCGCGAGTCCGTACAGGCGGCGACGCCCGCGGCAGACCCGCTCGACGAACTCGAATGGACGGTGGAGCGGGCCCCGCGCGGAACCGGACTGTAA
- a CDS encoding magnesium transporter CorA family protein — protein sequence MVTTRLYRAGKLVKTDFPVAEISDYCEEKDATVWADFTSPTAEDLAAIEEELGLHHLAVEDAVHDHQRPKLDRYDSHLFLAAYAVRLDEKTNELHKTEIKAFITPNAVVTVHPEGFDLSPVLQRWDANPDLAVNGASFLLWGLLDVVVDGHFDTVQQLDAAIEAHEDLLFDGKNHGNEIQRDSFELRKNLVQLRRAVLPMREVVNTLMRRDNGLTDPEMVPYFQDVYDHVLRATEWTESLRDLVATIVDTNLSIQGNRMNLIMKKVTSWAAIIAVPTAITGFFGQNLRFVGFATEWGVWLSTGLIAATSVTLYLSFKRRDWL from the coding sequence ATGGTGACTACCCGGCTGTACCGCGCGGGAAAATTGGTGAAGACCGATTTCCCCGTCGCCGAAATCTCTGACTACTGCGAAGAGAAGGACGCGACGGTGTGGGCCGACTTCACGTCGCCGACCGCCGAGGACCTCGCGGCCATCGAGGAGGAGCTCGGTCTGCACCACCTCGCCGTGGAGGACGCGGTGCACGACCACCAGCGCCCGAAGCTCGACCGCTACGACTCCCACCTGTTCCTCGCCGCCTATGCCGTGCGCCTCGACGAGAAGACCAACGAGCTGCACAAGACCGAGATCAAAGCGTTCATCACGCCGAACGCCGTCGTCACCGTGCACCCCGAGGGCTTCGACCTCTCCCCCGTGCTGCAGCGCTGGGACGCCAACCCCGACCTCGCCGTGAACGGCGCGTCGTTCCTGCTCTGGGGGTTGCTCGACGTGGTCGTCGACGGCCACTTCGACACCGTGCAGCAACTCGACGCCGCGATCGAGGCGCACGAGGACCTGCTGTTCGACGGCAAGAACCACGGCAACGAGATCCAGCGCGACTCGTTCGAGCTGCGCAAGAACCTCGTGCAGCTGCGCCGCGCGGTGCTGCCGATGCGCGAGGTGGTGAACACGCTGATGCGACGCGACAACGGCCTGACCGACCCCGAGATGGTGCCGTACTTCCAGGACGTATACGACCACGTGCTGCGCGCCACCGAGTGGACCGAGTCCCTGCGCGACCTGGTCGCGACGATCGTCGACACCAATCTGAGCATCCAGGGCAACCGGATGAACCTGATCATGAAGAAGGTGACGAGCTGGGCGGCGATCATCGCGGTGCCCACCGCGATCACCGGCTTCTTCGGCCAGAACCTGAGGTTCGTCGGCTTCGCCACGGAGTGGGGGGTCTGGCTGTCGACGGGGCTGATCGCCGCGACATCCGTCACTCTGTATCTGTCGTTTAAGCGACGCGACTGGCTCTAG
- a CDS encoding sugar phosphate isomerase/epimerase family protein → MITVGMSTSCVYPLGVDDAFRLARSAGFGGIEVMVTNDPKTQDAAGLLSLSREYSLPILSVHAPVLLRSQLVWGGKPRAKLERSAALARAVGASTVVVHPPFFWQGEYARRFVPTVRAIAAEYGVSLAVENMFPWKVGPLRVRGYSPGFDPSGADFDAMTLDFSHASLSGRDSLDLALAMGSRLRHVHLCDGTGAIDSSRIWDEHLVPGHGHEPVADVLHHLGRQGWTGAVIAEIHITDAKTDHARLESLRETVAFAREHLGRSAGGSSAPRGGGPRTGSIPLGRPAPRRAAS, encoded by the coding sequence ATGATCACCGTCGGCATGAGCACCAGCTGCGTCTACCCCCTCGGAGTCGACGACGCCTTCCGGTTGGCGAGATCGGCGGGCTTCGGCGGCATCGAGGTCATGGTCACCAACGACCCGAAGACTCAGGATGCCGCGGGGCTCCTGTCCCTCTCCCGGGAGTACTCGCTCCCGATCCTCTCGGTGCACGCGCCGGTGCTGCTGCGCAGCCAGCTCGTCTGGGGCGGCAAGCCCCGCGCCAAGCTGGAGCGCTCGGCCGCCCTCGCCCGCGCGGTCGGGGCGTCGACCGTCGTCGTGCACCCGCCGTTCTTCTGGCAGGGCGAGTACGCCCGCCGCTTCGTGCCGACCGTGCGTGCGATCGCCGCCGAGTACGGGGTGAGCCTCGCGGTCGAGAACATGTTCCCGTGGAAGGTCGGACCGCTGCGGGTGAGGGGCTACTCCCCCGGTTTCGACCCCTCGGGCGCCGACTTCGACGCGATGACCCTCGATTTCTCGCACGCTTCGCTCTCGGGCCGCGACTCGCTCGACCTCGCTCTCGCCATGGGTTCGCGGCTCAGGCACGTACACCTCTGCGACGGCACCGGGGCGATCGATTCCAGCCGCATCTGGGACGAACACCTGGTGCCCGGCCACGGCCACGAACCGGTCGCCGACGTGCTGCACCACCTGGGCCGGCAGGGCTGGACGGGTGCGGTGATCGCCGAGATCCACATCACCGATGCGAAGACGGATCATGCCCGACTCGAGTCGCTGCGCGAGACCGTGGCCTTCGCGCGGGAACACCTCGGCCGCAGCGCGGGCGGGTCGAGCGCGCCCCGCGGGGGCGGTCCGCGCACCGGGTCGATCCCGCTGGGCCGGCCGGCACCGCGTCGCGCGGCAAGCTGA